The Methanosphaera cuniculi sequence TAGCCATAGCATTTTATGTAGCAAAGCCAATAAAATGGATTCAAAAAGAACAGTCAAAGGAATCTGAAACCATAATGATGCTCTTAATAGGTCCTCTTCTTGCAAAACTAGCAATTGCAAGTGGTCAGAATATAGCAATTATATTTAATGCAGGACCTGCAATACTACTTCAAGAAGTAGGAAATCTTGGAACAATATTCCTTGCATTACCTATAGCATTACTGTTAGGATTTAAACGTGAAAGTATAGGTATGACAAGTTCAATATGTCGTGAACCACAAATGGCTGTGGTAATAGATAAATTTGGAGTATCATCACCTGAGACAAAAGGATTTTTCACTGTATTTCTAATAGGAACAGTTCTTGGAACACCATTTATAAGCATACTTGTAAGTGTATTAGCATTTACAGTACCAATACATCAATTTGCATATGGTATGG is a genomic window containing:
- a CDS encoding DUF3100 domain-containing protein, with the translated sequence MENKYEDSQEPEELEKARKDYKLHLTVLVAIVIAEYIGIYTLQLSGITIVLMPLLYSLVLAIAFYVAKPIKWIQKEQSKESETIMMLLIGPLLAKLAIASGQNIAIIFNAGPAILLQEVGNLGTIFLALPIALLLGFKRESIGMTSSICREPQMAVVIDKFGVSSPETKGFFTVFLIGTVLGTPFISILVSVLAFTVPIHQFAYGMACGIGSASMNAAAVASLITIFPGYAAQLEAFSGMANMISMVTGMYVYILVAIPLTQWLYKVLEPPLSRVRSVFINKNKNKNIEG